The genomic window CAACTTGCACAGGGAGCCTCCTCAAGCACAGAAGGCTCTCTGCTGCAGATGTTTGCCCTCCAACATGGTGAGCAGCATGCATGGAGCAGGGATGTGGTGAAGCCGGACAGCccgcacccccctccccccataggATTTAGAATTGTGTGATCAAACAGAGCCTTAACAGGACTAGATTCTTACAGCCACCTGACTGTGCATACATACATTTTGCGGTATACTACAGTATGTGAAGAATCCTGTAACACTGAAAGCTTAAGAGTGCCATTTCATTATGTTTAGGTAAGTTAACAATGCCTCTCATGTTACAGCAAGAATTTTTACAAATAAATTTTAGCTCACCATTTTAGCAGCTTCATCCAAGTCATCACAGGCAAGTATTTTCAGACCACTGGCTGTTATTAAAGCTTTAGCATCATCAACTCGTGTACCTACATAGTTAAGATTTTATATTTCAGGATTCAGGTTATTTCTGTCAATGTTTCCAAACAATTGACTCTGAACACAGGACATAGTAAAAAGTACAACAGAAAGTGTGAGTGTGGCCTTGATTGAAGTAGCTACCATGCTTCTCTTTCCTTACAACCGATCTTTTTCAAAATCACATGACAATATATTTTAAGGCTAGAATGGGAGTCCAGTTGTCCAAGAGGCAAAAGCTCTGTCAGTACTGGACTTCAGTAGTCGAGAGCCTGATTCCATTCACCTCAGCTTCCTTGAACACATTAAAATTACAGAAGGGAGTCCAAGACGGAtaggagtttcttaaaggtgaaataatgAAGGCCCAAATGctgacaattccaacaagaaagtgagcagcatctaaagaaaccagtaTGGTTGCATAGAGTGACAAGCTTGGCAGATCAGGGGAATGCTATGAgcatagtatatcttgatttcagtaaggcttttgacaaagtccctcatATTCTTGCAAGGAAGCAAGTAATTTGTATCCCCCAGAGGACATGGTCACCCCAGATACAATATCTATAGGAAAAACAGGCAAGACTGTACTGGAAGTGGTGTCACTCTATATGTCAAAGAGGACATTAAACCCACAAACTAGAAATCCCAAAAGGAGCATAAACACAGTGCTGCGATAGCTTGCAGCAAGAGTAATTCAGTACTATGgactagtggggtgccatagcgttctgtcctgggcccgttgttcaAGGCCCATTCAATAAATGacggatgaaggaattgagggtaTGCTAATcacatttgcagatgacaccaaactgagagtagctaatgccacagaagaatcgggattcaagatgatcttaacagattggagagctgggcccaaactaacaaaatgaatttcagtatgGACAAACGTacggttctgcacttaggcaggatgcacaaatataagatgggggacacttggGTTACTagtagtatatgtgaaaaggatctaggggtcttagtaaactacaagcttaacacgagtcaacagtataatgcagcagcaaaaaaaagctaatactattttaggctgcatcaacagaagtacagtttccagataagggaagtaatagtcccactctattctgccttggtcagaccacacctggaatactgtgtccaattttgggccccacaatttaaaaaggatgttgacaagctggaatgtgcacagaggagggcaaccaagatgatcaagggtcaagaaaccaagccttatgaggaatggttgaaggagctgggtatgtttagcctggatatgAGGAGATTGAGGGGAGATATAAGAGCCAATATCTGAAGGATTGTCATGTGGAAGAGGCAACAggctagttttctcctgctctggaggggaggacccaaacctggattcaagttacaagaactaagcatcaggaagaactttctgagagtaagagctgttagatAGCGGaaaggactcccttgggaggttgtggactctccttccttggacgtttttaagcagagggtgggcggccatctgtcatggatgcttcagctgagattcctgcatttcagggggttgtattagtgtctcttccaactccacaattctatgattctattaatgaACCCCAGTGCTTGAGTCTATATTTTTAGCATCACTGACTGATATATCTTCATATATAGGAGGAAAATATAAGCTTGTGGTAGGTCAATGAATGTCTAACTTCAACAGTAAAAGGGACTTTGTACAATTATAAAAGCTACAGATTTAAGAGAAGCTGTAGAAGATTATTCATTGTGTTACAGGCTCTGCTTTTCTATATTCTGTACTACaaagcatgcagcagcagcattcgaAATTAACCCATCGCCAGTGTCTTTTTGTGACTCAGGAGTGCCACCTAGCAACCAAGTTGAGATTTGCAGTCACTGTTTGGGTGGCAGAGCCGagattgagattcctgcattgcaggaggttggactggatgacctttggtatcccttccaactctacaatcctatgattcttttATTGTAAAATGCTCACCTTGTAACCGTACAACAATAGGTATTTTGATATCCAAATCTTTTACTGCCATAATTATTCCCTGTGAGATCACATCACATCGCATAATGCCTCCAAAAATATTTACCAGAATAGCTTGCACCTGTGTAAAAAAGTACATAGAACTGTAAACATAATGGAGCACAGATTTATTCCATCTTCTGATAAGAAAATAATGCCTGTTCTGCAAAAGGAAGATTGTTGAATAGTTTGCTAATTTGTAGACAATATGCAATTATGTGGCTGCAAAAGAGCATATAATTGGTAATACATTTTTCTTAATACCTCTGAATTTATAGCTATAGGCATCCATGATTGGCATGCATCACCACATGTCCAAATATACAAGAGACTAAGTTGTTTGAAACTAATGAAGTTCAGAACACTGGGTTTTGGAAATATACCTTGCCTTAGAAAAAGACACACAGACAGAGGCAGCAGTTTTTAGAAAGGAGCAATCATGAGAGACCCAGACCAACGGGACAGTCAGGGTTTTTACCTACTTTTACCCACCTTAAACCAAGGCAGCTATGCAGTGATTCAGACTGGTGGGACAGGGAGGAGCCAATGACAAAGGGAACCAGCAGGGAAGCATTGGAGCCAGAGATTGGGGGTGACGGGGAGAGGCTCAATGTGGGCACAGACTCTGATAGGGAAAGAGCAGGGGCTGCATCTCCTGATCTGCAAGAGAGTTGTTCCaggccctccccctccccctttcacaGCTCATCtgaattgtgtatgtgtgtgcgtgtgcgctgAGTCTCTGCGTGTTAAGCAATAAAAGTTAATTGCCATCAAGTCTCGTGCCAACTTCTGATTTATGGCATCAGGCAACATCGGCAGAGCTATTCTGGTAGCCTGACATTCtacttctctttttttgcttcCTGCCACCTAAAGAATTCGAgaaatagctttaactatacggacctttgtcggcaaggtgatgtctttgctttttaagatgctgtctaggtttgtcattgcttttctcccaagaagcaggcgtcttttaattttgtgactgctgtcaccatacatatatatatatatatatattctggttTCAGCTAAGTCTTCTTTCCACCTAAAGtctaaatttttaaaattaatgaaacCTGAAAAAAATACTAAAGGTTTTTAAAGCTCAAGTTACCCTGCAGTTTTAACTTACACTATAGATTTCATCAACGGAACTAGCACAGGACTGTGGTTAGAGATCAGGATTTTCCTTGAAAGAAGATGCCTGCTCATAGGAGAAACAGTAACCTTCATTTCTGACTAGCAACAATACTTGATTAATTAAACATCAGGTTACACAGAGAACTCTAAACAGCAACTGTGTTCTTACCTTTTTATCTGATGTAATCAGTTTAAAGGCCTCCGTTACTTGTTGCACTGTAGCACCACCTCCAACATCAAGAAAATTTGCTGGGGTGCCTCCATGAAGTTTAATTATATCCATAGTGGCCATTGCAAGACCAGCTCCATTCACTGAAAGAGgggcagaaaaagaaaacaataactATTGCAGGCATTGCTGCATCTTTAGCTCCTATATTCAGCATTCAGCATGCCCAACATACCAAGACATCCGATGCTTCCATCTAATCCTATATAATTGAGATCTGCTTTGGCTGCATCTCTATCTCGCTGGTCTTCCTGGGTCCAGTCCTGCAGGCCGAAGATTTTCTGCTGACGATAAGCCGAATTGCTATCAAAATTTATCTTTGCGTCCATACACAtcacttggaaaaacaaacaagttGTGTTTAGACCCCTTAATGCTAAGAACAGCAACTTTCCAAGTTATCTATGTGGGCTAGTCTAAACACAGTGCAGATTAAGGTAGCAGAGCCCTGAGCCACTTTAACATGAAGAAGATATTGTATTTCTAACTGCCCCATAACATGCAAATtccctgaaagcagaaaacaagcctTGCTTGCTCTCTGATGTGTAATAATATGCTTCCTGCCTGCTGTGCTGGTTTTGTACATGCAGGGAACGTTTTACAGCAGGAGTGGTATTCCCCCTTCTGGAACCTGAAGTGATGCACTACACTCTTTCACTTCTTCCTGCTACATGTATAGACCATCAAAGTTACAATATTTCTTCCCAAAGCCAAGAACATACACATGAGAAAGTCAGAGAAAATGGTGTGCGTAGAAGAGGCTCCTACACAAAGGGTACAAATGGGAAAGCCAAACTGATTTAACTCAGaagagccaaccccccccccaaaaaaaagagagaaaggaatcaGGTTGAGCACATTTAAGGGATACACTGACCAAATTTCTGAATCTTGTCATGGTACAGGTAACTGACAGTCCTAAAAATGTCTTCTCAGTGCAGTTTGTAGAGCCATTTAAAGCATAAGATTGCTTTTGGACAATGCCAAAACACATCTTAAACAGGTAAATCtagtttggtttttttgggtttttttaaatcctctTAATAAAACATGAGCAAAAACTCCGATTTCCTATTGTGTAATTAAGTTAATAAATTCCATAATTAAGTTTTCAAAGTGAAACAATTCCAAAAGAAAGTACTTTACCAATCCCTGTAGAATCTTCAACCATGGGGTTAATTTCTACCATAGTAGCATCAAATTTAATGAAGAGGTTGTAAATTTTAATCATATTATCAGCTGCTTCATTTACCAGATTAGtaggaaaccccattttcttggCCAGCTGgaattggaaaacaaaaacacagaagaaACCTTTATGGAAAATCAAAAACAAGagggcaaaaacaaacaagaaaatgaGCACATTTCAAGCTGCCTTACATAtaagccagagatggggaaccttccccctccccaagtgaGCCACTCCACTCGCTCTCTCACCTACACACAACCAACCTCTGTTCATCCATTCACTCACTCTTTTGGGGAGGTGGAAGATTCAGATCTAGACTATGGCAtcaaggaattgggggggggggttaactttTCCCCCAGCTACAAAGATCCAGACACAAGCATTCCTCGGACCCTGTAAGTCTGCTATTGGTGTTGGAATAAAATGTTCCTAATGAAGCAAACAGGAAGACAGATTGCAgggattgtggggggtggggtgatttGAACCATAATAGGGAGCAAAGAGTTATAAAGAACCCTCCTGCCCCTCTGCCAGGATTGGGTCTCCATGCCTACAATTACTGTAGCTGTATTTTCCTGCTAGCCACAAGGGGGGGCTCCTTCCTGAAGTCAACATGGTGGAAGGAGCAAAGCCAAGGTCGAGAGGTTCTGTGGGCAAGACGGAATCACACACAGGTGGAATTAGGCCCACTCCTGGTGCAGGCTAatctgttgttgtggttgttgttgttgttgttgtattatatGTCTATTTATGCCCAagctttttccctgacaggggcTCAAGCtggtttacagataaaaataagaacctcTAAAACATAGAAAacacaatcattttaaaaaataaaacataaaataaacattgatagaattaacaCTACCACCACCTTGAGTCTCTGTCAGGAGAAAAGGCAGGGAATATAATTAATGTAATATAattactgtactgtactatacGGCTGCTGTTGTGTTGCTttttcaagggaagtaatagtcctgctctgtttggccttggtcagaccacacctggagtcctgtgtccagtcctgggtgccacaatttaaagatattgacaagctggaccatgtgcagaagagggcaaccaagatgatcaagggcctggaaatgaAGCCTTATAAGGAATGGTTCAGGGATGTTTatcctgggaaagaggagactgagagaagatatgacaGCCAACCTCAtttatctaaagggctgtcacatggacaagatggagcaagcttgtttcctcccacTCCAGAgttggacctgaaccaatggctgcATGTTacaaaaggagattccaacatcaggaagaactttttgacagtaaaagatgtttggcagtggaatggactcccttggaaacTGGTGGATTCTCTTTCACaggaagcttttaagcagaggttggatagccaactgtcatggatgctttagttgtgctTGCTCCAGCAGCATATATGCTAAAATTGGaatgatacagagaagattagcatatCATcaatgcttcagttgagattcctggattgcaaggagttggactagattttattattattgttttattagtTTTTTGGTCGCTTTTTGCCACAGggaacccaaagcaacttaaatTAAAACCAGATAAGAagaacaaaaacacatttaaaaatctcACCCCCTCTAAAAGGTCCTAGATCATAAAAACCAGgggctggttgaagaggaatgtttttgcctggtgaaAACTATGGAGCAGATGTTTGGGGGCACAGGAGGCTGCTGGAGCAAGGTAGGGCGGGGAGTACAGGAGGAATGAGCAAAAATATCCTCCTCACCTATTTCTACTCGCAGCAGCATTCACTCCGTGGGGTTTTCTCTGCACAACTCTAAAtccaaaccattaaaaaaatctgaagatCCAGTGTTATATCTTTTAGTTAAACAAACCGTATGTGTACAGGTTATAGGGAAGTTGTCGCTGAACAAACAATGCATATTTCAATACCCTGATGGCCTGCTCCTTTTGAATGCCTTCTACAATGTCAACTGGTTCCTTAGCTATGGCATCAGGATTCTCTGCAGCAACATCTTCAATATTGACACCACCCTGAGAACTGCCAATGAGTACAGGACCCTAAAAAGAGAAACACTTTTCAACAAGGTCTTTTTATAATCCCCAAAATATTAAAGTAATTCTGTAACACACTTGTGGGTTGAATATGAAAAATATACAATTAGATACTACAAAGAAACTGAGTGTTCAATTATACACCTAAAAAACCTAGAAACACAGAATAACTCATTTACTGGTTGCCAACTAGCTATCTGAGTGCCTGCCAGTTGACTGAAAGGTAAAGGGTATCAATTAGTCAATAAAAAAACTATAGGTGTGACAGCTGGAAATTTACAGGCCTCTAATTCAGTCCTGGAGACTCGAGTCTGTCTTGCTGTCATATCTTAACTACCTTCTAAAAACCAGCTGTCTGAAAATATTCCAATGAATGTGGTTGGGACAGGTGGCTATATCACTCGCACAAGAACTCCTTATTTATGTGCCTGTGAACTTTCAGAGAAAGGCAGAGTAGAACTCAAAtttaatattccccccccccaaacgatTGGCCAGTGAAACAAGCTACTAAAAAAAAGTGGGCGCCACTACCCCCAGTAGGAATCAGTATATATTTAGAAGAAATTAGTCGTGATCAGCACTTTGGGAAACTCTTAAAgcgttttatgtttttaaaaattcattctcGGAAGACAACCAAAGACATTAGCGGTTTTAGTACCAACATGCAGTGCATAAGATAAGAATTTGAAACGGATTCAGTAGTTTTCATTTTATGCTAAAATGATTTTGATCCAAGCCAAAGAAgaacccccctcctcctctccactaCCACAGCCTGTTAGTCCCCCAAATTTGCTACCACTCATAATCCAGCCTGGCTCCATTTCTGCCAGGGTAGGCTATAAAATGAAAAATTGTATTCAAGTCTAATTACTTTTAAATCTTATTCATGCCCCTAAAGCTGTGCTCTTATTTACACTCTTGTTAAGCACAAAGGAAAAGATGATGGTTTAAAATGCACCCAGTATTTTCTAGGAAAGGCCCCTTTCAGCTGCTGTCCTCAAGATGATTCCAAAAGGCTGCTGTAGAACTTGTCACAGATGCATGCATGGTATTTCTCCTGAAAGGACTCACACCTGTTTACTAAACCTATACAGGTAAGAAGCTATTTGGGGATTTACTAAAGGCTACTGCGGAGAAGGAAAACCTCAAAGAAACTTAGATGTGCAGATACCTAGTCAAAACCTTACATGAATAAACACTTCTGTCACCAAGCACCTTACAATTCATATGTCCTATGAGGCACCTAATTGCTTCATACTATAGCAAATAACACTGACAATGTTTGATAGCAGAATACatactacaaaaacaaaaacaaaagatttTGCCGTGTAATAagcaaaatctgcccttattcccatatggggtacacaagagcccttgcaaagtcctttgcaggttctccattggtaggagtaaaaaacagaggccaaccagagaagattgagaagcaaagcagctagtaagcttgatctttattaaagctgttgcaacaacggtgtttttcagggaaaaagacccagaacaaagcaggcatgctcttataaagacatttcaaaatccctcctggagtagcccacccccaccccagaaacagcatccaatcacagaagaggtgtaacccaagaccaccaccccccagatacatcagagctacatcacaaattaggaagggtcagaggaggtaacttgggaattttccacacctgtgccatctctccttgaccctcccagacacacatttctgcaaaacaaaatgtttcctccctggctggtagggctaatggctgtccattgtgagggaaatggcccatcctcaggcagagacttctcactccctccctgcagatgaaaacacttggccagctaggagtgaggcctgtctttctgtgctgttttcagacatgtggccttatttgtttggtgaattaataacaattatgtgtgtgtgtgtgtgtgtgtgtgtgtgtgtgtgtatagggtaccacagtcaaacctcggttgtcgaacataaaCCATACTGGAAgccccttcagcttccaaaatgttcaacaactgaggcacGATTTCAGATTGGTtacaagagcttcctgcactcaattggaagctgtgtcggatgttcagcttctgaaaaacattcaaaaaccggagcatttacttccgggtttttggcatttgggagcctAAATGTTCCAAAACGGAACCGTTCAGAAACAGAGATTTGACTGTATAATTCATGTTTTGCTTTACTAACTATACTTCTGAAGACAGCTTAAGAGTCTTTATCCCAACCAAAAACACTGAACTCTAAAAACATTTCTCCTCAAAATAGACTACTCACCTGAAATGATCGTTCCATGGTTATTGCAAAATAGTACTCTCTCCTGGGATATCTGCGCTCACAGATAAACACTTGATTGCATATTCTGCCCTTTTCTCCTGTCTGCTTTGTATACAGTTTTTTCCCAATCATTTTGGAGGAAATCTCTCTTGCTTCTTCTggactaataaataaataaatgttatttattactattatttatttgtgtagccaaagccatcacaaaacaaaacacattaaacaaaataaaatacattaaacataataaaatatatgacacaattaaaataattattaaagtaTTATTCTGTCAAATAAGAGTTTGCTTCCCTAAAGAATTTAATTTATTATCTCCACAAACGTTTCTTCTTAAAATTGCAGCTCTAAAGGCAATAGGCCTCTTTTTCAGAGTTGTAGGGTGACCTGTcccctaataaaataaaaataatattcacAAAATACTAAATCACTGTATGATCCATGTTATCTAATCTACTATACAAAAAAGAGATCAAAGTCCCAAAATGAAGTTGCTGAAGTTTAAGTAATATTTCAAGCATTCTAAAAATACAAATACTGAAATAATTCTAGTAAATGGTTATGCATAGTAAATGCCCCTGGGCTATTAATGTTTTTGATTTCTGTGTTAATTAATTAGAAGCTCAACTTACGAAAATACTATTTTCACTCCTCCTTTAAGGCCACCTTCAAAGGTTCCTTTCCCCCTACCACCAGCTAAAACTTGTGCCTTTACAACAAGGTCCTTCGTACCTGGAATAGAAGGAGGGTAGACAAGAattgtttcaaattaaataatgtACAAATActatttgaggttttttttaaaaaaaaaactaggcaGATCTAGGTTTTAGAAAAGAGAATGAAAAGCTTCTTTGCAGTAGCCAAGACAGGGGCCTTTGACAGCATGTTGGGCCTCAACAAAAGTAATCTCACCCTGGGTCATGGTATCAGAAGTAGAGGATATTACGGTGTTTGAAGGATGTGGCATCCCTAAATAGGCCTCTTGAAGCCCTGACCTGATGGAATCAGAACAAGCGAAAGCCCCAAAGCAAGGAGGACAAAATGCTATTTCTTTAACTCAGGGAGCCTTGCAATGCAGCAGAGGAACAGGCTATAAATTAGCATGACTAGTAGTATAGACAATTGGGTTTTAGAAAGTGTCAGTAACATAACTAATGTCAAAAAGTACATCTAAGTACGGTACGTCGCAGTCAACAAATATCTGAATGGCATTCTCTCTCCTACAGTGATTTTGTAGGATCCTGAATGTAGTGATTTTGTAGGATCTCAGGAattgagaaagaagaaagaatttgAAAAATGTAAGTAGTTTTACCACTACCTATTAAGTCTCTAAAACTTTGCGCATGGAGCATTACCTGGGGGAAAACAACAAAAAGATAACATTTACAACATCTATAGACTTCAGTTCTATACCTATTTCTTTTGCAATTTTGTAAGCTTCCTCTGGTGTGTTTGCAACCAATCCATATGGAACAGAAATGCCAGCTTCTTTTAATAGTTCCATACTTAAGTATTCATGCAGCGACAAGCTCCTTCGTTGCTGCACTTGGAACACATAGCTAGGAAACAAACCTTGTCTTCCACTGAATACCTAGGAAAATAGGAACACAGCTTTCAGTTTAACAAGTCTTCATTTATTACCGTAACATAGTTTACAtacttctatatatataaaatgcaagtgtctctgcgtccagtccgtgtgtctctgggtttgcgcaactgagcatgtgccccagggacacagggattggagcagagagacatcgggccacgagcagcgtcagcagttcaagcggggcggttgaaatggaacgccggcgctgcagaggaggaggggaagccgaagagggaggtcacgctgctgctcccgccgctacaaggagagcctgttgctgctgaccccctcctgccccgttggcctgcatggcgctgctgcctctcctccacccccccacccccccgctaaagcaggctttggcaggcgggcggggggcggggcgggcaagcagggcttctccgctaatgcggagaaagccctgcttgcctctcctccacccccccgaccacccgctaaagcaggctttggcagggggtgggggtggggcgccagccccctccacatatgttctagcgcccattttttttacgggcttaaaccactagttacTATATAAACAACCAAAATGTGATCTTTTTACAGTGACACAACCAAGGGATAAACAGCAACTTCACCCTCTGGTTGAGATGAAGGGGATGGTGGGGTATGTAAATGATAATGTAATATatcaaacagagaaagaaaaatggcaaagCAATACTGTTTATTATGTTGAGAAGACACTAACAATCTTAAAGCAATTGCAAATCATATTTTAGAATATACAAGATAGAAATAAGCTTAACATGACTCAACATTATAATGCAGCagcaataaatactgtaaataaatctAATATTAGTCTAGGCTGTATTCAATAGAAGTCTAGTGacaagatcaagggaagtaatagtactgctctattccgccttggtcagaccaccaATTCAGGACACTACAAtttaagaatgatattgacaagatggaatgtgtgcagaggagggcaaccaagaggagCTGGGTTTGCTTAGCCTGGAAGGAGCTGGGTTTGCTTAACCTGGAagaaaggagactgagagaagatatgatagctgtcttcaaatatcccaagggctgtcacatgcagcaagcttgttttctcctgctctggagggtaggacctgaaccaacaaTGGCTTCAAGGTACAAGAAAAGATTACAACTAAAGAGCAGGAAAACTTTCTgtcaataagagctgtttgacagtggaacagactcccattggaggttgtggactctctttcattagaggtttttaagtggtgcatggccatcagtcatggatgccttagctgagattcctgc from Lacerta agilis isolate rLacAgi1 chromosome 1, rLacAgi1.pri, whole genome shotgun sequence includes these protein-coding regions:
- the SUCLA2 gene encoding succinate--CoA ligase [ADP-forming] subunit beta, mitochondrial, coding for MAASMMGARAAAAAAAKQLLGWGCAERSAAAKVFSGRQGLFPSYVFQVQQRRSLSLHEYLSMELLKEAGISVPYGLVANTPEEAYKIAKEIGTKDLVVKAQVLAGGRGKGTFEGGLKGGVKIVFSPEEAREISSKMIGKKLYTKQTGEKGRICNQVFICERRYPRREYYFAITMERSFQGPVLIGSSQGGVNIEDVAAENPDAIAKEPVDIVEGIQKEQAIRLAKKMGFPTNLVNEAADNMIKIYNLFIKFDATMVEINPMVEDSTGIVMCMDAKINFDSNSAYRQQKIFGLQDWTQEDQRDRDAAKADLNYIGLDGSIGCLVNGAGLAMATMDIIKLHGGTPANFLDVGGGATVQQVTEAFKLITSDKKVQAILVNIFGGIMRCDVISQGIIMAVKDLDIKIPIVVRLQGTRVDDAKALITASGLKILACDDLDEAAKMVVKLSEIVTLAKQAQVDVKFQLPI